One region of Eupeodes corollae chromosome 1, idEupCoro1.1, whole genome shotgun sequence genomic DNA includes:
- the LOC129940651 gene encoding tight junction protein ZO-1 isoform X6: MDIVGSPSSNSIALPNNHFRNESQGDRTTWEYHTVAVTRVPGYGFGIAVSGGRDNPHFANGDPSIAVSDVLKGGPAEDRLQVNDRIISVNGVSLENVEYATAVQVLRDSGNTVTLVVKRRVPISSTTAHQHSHSMSSVGLVQQPLTAPGINTATASPILNAPGPGQPIKVTLTKSNKKDDYGVVLGCRLFIKEISTKARDQLAANGYVLQEGDIISRIHNTNCGDTMSLKEAKKIIDGCKERLNLVVLRDITNQGVTTNVNSNHLNNSTAQSSVYSHTQQVSNCSNNLDDPYLGGGASYSSQNLYVQPPTRSSNGPIGLVDEKSNLTPRGRSRGPLMDVSLSQLDRPSTPSNGNSSRARSDEPPRPPPPRGSGAGEDFYSSRRQLYEEDPLQRSRQSAEPRFISFQKEGSVGIRLTGGNEAGIFVTAVQPGSPASLQGLTPGDKILKVNDMDMHGVTREEAVLFLLSLQDRIDLIVQYCKEEYEEVVANQRGDSFHIKTHFHCDNPSKGEMAFKAGDVFRVIDTLHNGVVGSWQVLRIGRGHQEMQRGVIPNKSRAEELATAQFNATKKEMNASESRGNFFRRRRSTHRRSKSLSRENWDDVVFSDSISKFPAYERVVLRHPGFVRPVVLFGPVSDISREKLTKDFPDKFTAPLQDDDKTNSKCRIVRLSNIRDIMDRGKHALLDITPNAVDRLNYAQFYPIVIFLKTDSKHVIKQLRHGIPKSAHKSSKKLLEQCQKLERVWSHVFSTQIVLNDTESWYRKLREAIDLQQSGAVWMSETKPVESLSDDFLFPMTTSRLSYASSPESDLELSPGPSTSLSLGNLPQLVKSSSDPSIATNQDNLDRDRDIIGEGLPPPYTNPYEQSNPPQNRRQTMDTSLTSKYNYPVGPSQSMNPDSNSPPSNTRPQSLYGINAPDLPPRVDRHVKPSDVIANTPPSRTSSSGGTIARSAQERLFGKPTVTDDVQAEYVSRSTTNDSVDRTQQSSLDRQQRLNSVVASPLKPTQQNGSAYDSVSSYDSYNTTQLASIQNVRLGPNAPDDLKSVPNANVGRPGGMNSNVPEFRSAHDHHTRNFIGANDLNRQSSPGRPQYHDLTSARNIDPRNAALNTPARPSNLGLENSPRKQVLETKTDYGKYSRNNSASQADYSKIPKNPHGIAPPPNVNSNGNGTPNGNGGPFKPVPPPKPKNYRPPMQGSGQWENGEPGSPRSPNGFFYPPTPSHYHHSQTPGSPHTSNGSSQQNHIYGTSSGSGGGGHYNGSNQQTSYVQPNGYNGSGHPYSGGGGQQYMHRSHPPPITNLPPHTPERHALDLAGSREQRGSAFELYRKPQIGAAGHHHNMSDMEPYDERYNNYYQVPQHPSRAVYPSDPANNVAAYHQHQQYYNMYPNSPPPPLPKVKKKSVLKSPLTAIKNALIKSTRPLRRMNSMVEQDKKSKPLRRQYSMMERGIGRLQYPDDYPTYPAAMHDPRIPYNGGRATSVPPRDQYYAREQEDMNSTYQNLESEDIYGNIAPAQSRQAYDDLYSNRALIDLERRQAEMIAANRGGGRRIIRRHSTSVADRGYDPRRKPNQRIQSPEAYACEDIYQSRQGAYMLTEPRRPPNSEVMTRRRFYPDQMDISEDHIYQTRREVQRNQIYQSKKEMQERITAGKKDIEREFSPPSSSQSERDDKSERDSIYQSRREVKESGLKTRSQLREQIYQTRREAMESMAEPIYVSKRDVVRPEPIYETKEESSILASGENETDEKKEEKTDSTVIVNGNGGESNGSSQEETLNNSKQSDLQLSADTVIEKTVIPALAAASLAEPEDDDEFDEDEEEDEEETRDEEEACEAVEPLKPLNSPTAATRSPYHKPNMRRTAASRTSLETQYTSQASLPIGPPNATSTPYASDMSLPMAGPVAAPTISGGSTSQRFPTVPREPTTTKGIFDHNGGTLADNFWNVSLQIPPGAIPLGVKQEIYFTVSDPRMGETVGGPPLDMENGETMLSPLVMCGPQGLEFLVPVTLNIPHCAGRTASLGLALKATDSEKNLHTEWDNIDLPSNAAAHTVSVKVDHF, translated from the exons ggTGACAGAACTACATGGGAGTACCATACAGTTGCAGTGACAAGAGTACCCGGATACGGATTCGGTATCGCTGTATCAGGAGGTCGAGATAATCCACATTTTGCTAATGGTGATCCCTCCATAGCTGTGAGTGATGTACTCAAAGGTGGACCAGCAGAAGATCGATTGCA agtTAATGACCGTATCATCTCAGTCAATGGTGTAAGTTTGGAAAACGTCGAATACGCCACCGCTGTTCAAGTACTGCGCGATAGTGGAAACACTGTTACACTTGTAGTTAAACGCAGAGTTCCCATCAGCAGCACAACAGCCCATCAACACTCGCACAGTATGAGCTCAGTAGGTTTGGTACAGCAACCCTTAACAGCCCCCGGGATTAATACTGCGACTGCTTCACCAATTCTAAATGCACCCGGCCCTGGACAGCCCATTAAGGTCACTCTtaccaaatcaaacaaaaaagatgacTATGGAGTAGTCCTTGGTTGTCGACTTTTTATAAAG GAAATTTCTACAAAAGCGCGTGATCAACTTGCGGCTAATGGTTACGTCTTGCAAGAAGGCGATATAATTAGTAGAATACACAATACAAATTGTGGTGACACAATGAGCCTCAAAGAAGCCAAAAAGATTATCGATGGGTGCAAAGAACGTCTAAATTTGGTTGTGCTTCGAGATATTACAAATCAAGGAGTGACAACAAATGTGAATAGcaatcatttaaataattcgACAGCTCAATCTTCGGTGTATTCACACACGCAGCAGGTTTCCAATTGCAGTAATAATTTAGATGACCCGTATTTGGGTGGGGGAGCTAGTTATTCCTCACAGAACCTTTATGTCCAGCCTCCGACACGCTCATCAAACGGTCCAATTGGATTGGTTGATGAAAAGAGTAATTTAACACCACGAGGTCGCTCACGAGGTCCCTTAATGGATGTCTCCCTGTCCCAATTAGATCGACCAAGCACTCCATCAAACGGAAATAGCTCTCGAGCTAGATCGGATGAGCCCCCAAGGCCTCCGCCACCGCGAGGTAGTGGAGCTGGTGAAGATTTCTACAGCTCCCGAAGGCAGTTGTATGAGGAAGACCCCCTTCAGAGGTCCCGACAATCAGCTGAACCCAGATTTATTTCCTTTCAAAAAGAAGGAAGTGTTGGAATTCGATTAACTGGAGGAAATGAAGCTGGAATTTTCGTGACAGCGGTTCAGCCAGGTAGTCCCGCTTCACTGCAAGGTCTTACACCTGGTGATAAGATTCTTAAAGTGAATGATATGGATATGCATGGTGTAACTAGAGAAGAAGCAGTTCTCTTTCTTCTCAGTCTCCAAGATAGAATCGATCTAATTGTGCAGTATTGCAAAGAAGAATATGAAGAAGTAGTTGCAAATCAGCGCGGTGATTCTTTCCACATAAAAACTCATTTCCATTGCGATAATCCGTCCAAAGGAGAGATGGCTTTTAAGGCTGGTGATGTCTTTCGAGTAATTGATACACTTCACAATGGAGTAGTTGGTTCGTGGCAAGTACTCAGGATTGGGCGTGGCCATCAGGAAATGCAGCGTGGAGTGATTCCTAATAAATCACGTGCTGAAGAACTAGCCACTGCACAATTTAATGCAACAAAGAAGGAAATGAATGCCTCCGAATCCAGAGGAAACTTCTTTAGGCGCAGGAG GTCAACACATCGACGCTCCAAGAGTCTCTCCCGTGAAAATTGGGATGATGTTGTCTTCTCTGACTCCATCTCTAAGTTCCCAGCCTACGAACGAGTAGTTCTGCGCCATCCGGGCTTTGTTCGTCCTGTTGTTCTTTTTGGACCCGTTTCGGATATATCCCGTGAAAAGCTGACCAAAGATTTTCCAGATAAATTTACTGCTCCATTGCAAGATGACGACAAGACAAACTCTAAATGTCGCATAGTTAGACTATCAAACATTCGTGACATAATGGATCGTGGAAAACATGCCTTACTTGACATTACACCAAATGCAGTAGATCGTCTTAATTATGCTCAGTTTTATCCTATAGTAATTTTCCTTAAAACAGACAGTAAGCATGTCATCAAACAATTACGTCATGGTATTCCAAAGTCTGCACATAAAAGTTCTAAGAAACTCTTAGAACAATGTCAAAAGCTAGAACGTGTTTGGTCACATGTCTTTAGCACTCAAATTGTACTCAATGATACTGAATCATGGTACCGAAAGTTGCGTGAAGCAATCGATTTACAACAAAGCGGTGCTGTTTGGATGTCAGAGACCAAG CCTGTTGAATCCCTATCCGATGATTTCCTATTCCCAATGACCACATCCCGTCTATCGTATGCATCAAGTCCTGAATCCGATTTGGAATTAAGTCCTGGACCATCGACATCATTATCACTTGGCAATTTACCGCAATTGGTTAAATCCAGCTCAGATCCATCGATTGCAACTAATCAGGATAACTTGGATAGGGATAGAGACATTATTGGTGAAGGATTACCGCCTCCATATACG aaTCCATATGAACAGTCGAATCCCCCACAAAATCGTCGCCAAACTATGGACACTAGTCTTACGAGTAAATATAATTATCCTGTCGGACCGAGTCAATCGATGAATCCCGATTCTAATAGTCCTCCATCAAATACACGACCACAATCGCTGTATGGCATCAACGCTCCAGATCTACCGCCACGTGTCGATCGGCATGTCAAACCTTCGGACGTAATTGCAAATACACCGCCGTCCCGCACAAGCAGTTCTGGTGGAACAATTGCTCGATCTGCTCAGGAACGTCTCTTTGGAAAACCTACTGTAACCGATGATGTCCAAGCTGAATATGTTTCAAGATCAACAACCAACGATTCAGTGGACCGCACTCAACAAAGTTCTCTGGATCGACAGCAAAGATTGAATTCTGTAGTAGCAAGTCCACTTAAGCCCACTCAACAAAATGGTTCGGCTTATGATAGTGTTTCTAGTTATGATTCATACAATACAACACAATTGGCTAGCATTCAAAACGTAAGGCTGGGACCGAACGCACCAGATGATCTAAAGTCAGTACCGAATGCAAA tgTTGGACGTCCAGGTGGCATGAATTCTAATGTTCCAGAATTTAGGAGTGCACATGATCATCATACAAGGAACTTTATAGGAGCAAATGATCTCAATCGACAAAGCAGCCCTGGAAGACCTCAGTATCATGACCTTACTTCGGCGCGCAATATAG ATCCGCGAAATGCAGCGTTAAACACACCTGCAAGGCCGTCCAATCTGGGTCTCGAAAATAGTCCGCGAAAGCAAGTTCTCGAAACAAAAACTGATTATGGCAAATACAG CCGAAATAATTCAGCATCTCAAGCCGATTATTCGAAAATTCCTAAAAATCCACATGGTATTGCTCCACCACCGAATGTCAATTCAAACGGAAATGGGACTCCAAATGGAAATGGAGGACCATTCAAACCAGTACCACCACCTAAGCCGAAGAACTATCGTCCCCCAATGCAGGGAAGTGGACAATGGGAAAATGgg GAACCCGGGTCTCCAAGATCACCAAATGGATTTTTCTATCCTCCAACACCTTCGCATTATCATCATTCACAAACTCCTGGTTCACCACACACATCAAATGGCTCAAGTCAACAGAACCATATTTATGGTACTAGCAGCGGGAGCGGTGGTGGGGGTCATTATAACGGAAGTAACCAACAAACATCTTACGTTCAGCCAAATGGATACAATGGTAGTGGGCATCCTTATTCGGGAGGAGGTGGACAACAATACATGCATCGTAGTCATCCTCCGCCTATTA CTAACCTTCCCCCACATACTCCTGAACGACATGCTCTCGATTTGGCTGGCAGTCGAGAACAACGTGGATCGGCTTTTGAGTTATATCGTAAACCGCAAATTGGAGCTGCTGGGCACCATCATAATATGAG CGATATGGAGCCGTATGACGAGCGGTATAATAACTACTATCAAGTCCCACAACATCCTTCTCGTGCTGTTTATCCATCAGATCCTGCTAATAATGTAGCCGCatatcatcaacatcaacaatatTATAACATGTATCCAAattcaccaccaccaccattaCCGAAGGTGAAAAAGAAATCTGTTCTCAAATCTCCTCTAACTGCGATCAAAAACGCTCTAATTAAGTCCACTCGACCTTTGCGGCGAATGAACAGCATGGTTGAGCaagataaaaaatcaaaacctctAAGAAGACAATATTCCATGATGGAAAGGGGAATAGGACGGCTTCAATATCCCGATGATTATCCAACCTATCCCGCAGCGATGCATGACCCAAGAATTCCATATAATGGTGGTCGGGCAACAAGTGTTCCTCCACGAGATCAGTACTACGCCCGCGAACAGGAAGATATGAATAGCACGTACCAAAACCTTGAAAGTGAGGACATATATGGAAACATAGCTCCTGCTCAAAGTAGACAAGCATACGATGACTTGTATTCGAATAGAGCTTTGATAGATCTTGAAAGAAGACAGGCAGAGATGATAGCTGCAAATAGAGGCGGCGGGCGTCGAATTATTCGTCGTCATAGTACAAGTGTTGCAGATCGTGGCTATGATCCACGTCGTAAGCCTAACCAACGCATACAAAGTCCTGAAGCTTACGCTTGCGAGGATATATATCAAAGTCGACAGGGTGCTTATATGTTAACCGAGCCAAGAAGGCCTCCAAACTCTGAAGTTATGACTCGACGTCGTTTCTATCCCGATCAAATGGATATATCAGAAGATCACATCTATCAGACCCGAAGGGAAGTTCAACGTAACCAAATATATCAGTCGAAAAAAGAGATGCAAGAACGCATCACTGCAGGTAAGAAGGATATCGAAAGAGAATTTAGTCCGCCCAGTAGTAGTCAATCGGAACGTGATGATAAATCGGAACGAGACTCCATTTATCAGTCCCGTAGAGAAGTAAAGGAAAGCGGTCTAAAGACAAGATCACAGCTTCGGGAACAGATCTACCAAACGCGCCGCGAGGCAATGGAATCGATGGCTGAGCCCATTTATGTGTCGAAAAGAGATGTGGTTAGGCCTGAGCCTATTTACGAGACTAAAGAAGAATCTAGTATATTGGCATCGGGGGAAAATGAAACCGATgagaagaaagaagaaaaaacagacAGCACAGTAATTGTAAATGGAAATGGTGGAGAAAGTAATGGTTCCTCTCAAGAAGAAACCCTAAATAATTCGAAACAGTCAGATCTGCAGCTATCTGCGGACACAGTGATAGAAAAAACAGTTATTCCAGCTCTAGCCGCAGCAAGTCTTGCTGAGCCAGAAGACGATGATGAGTTCGATgaggacgaagaagaagacgaagaagaaactCGTGATGAAGAAGAAGCTTGCGAGGCTGTAGAACCACTCAAACCCTTAAATTCACCAACTGCAGCAACACGATCACCTTACCACAAACCGAACATGCGTCGCACCGCTGCATCACGAACTTCACTTGAAACTCAATACACATCTCAAGCTAGTCTACCTATAGGACCGCCAAATGCAACTAGCACACCCTATGCCAGTGATATGTCACTGCCAATGGCTGGGCCCGTCGCAGCACCAACAATTTCTGGAGGGTCTACGAGCCAAAGATTTCCCACAGTGCCTCGAGAGCCTACGACAACAAAAGGAATTTTCGATCACAATGGAGGCACCTTAGCGGATAATTTCTGGAATGTTTCACTTCAGATTCCACCAGGTGCGATACCTCTAGGTGTCAAACAAGAGATCTATTTTACAGTTAGTGATCCACGAATGGGTGAAACAGTTGGCGGACCGCCTTTGGATATGGAAAATG GTGAAACAATGCTATCACCTTTAGTGATGTGCGGCCCTCAAGGCTTGGAGTTCCTTGTTCCAGTTACATTAAACATCCCTCACTGCGCCGGTCGAACAGCTTCCTTGGGACTCGCTCTCAAGGCCACCGATAGCGAAAAAAATCTCCACACCGAATGGGATAACATTGATTTACCAAGTAATGCAGCCGCACATACAGTTTCAGTGAAAGTCgaccatttttga